DNA from Tripterygium wilfordii isolate XIE 37 chromosome 15, ASM1340144v1, whole genome shotgun sequence:
AAACCGAAGATGATCTCGAACTTCTGAAGGGAGAGTGGCAAATGATGTCGAGTTCACAGGTGCTTTTACTGTCATAATAGAATAACTTGTCTCATTTATGTGAAGAAACAGAAGTTCCTCCAATTCTTGGTTCTGCATCTACTACTATTACCTTCCAAATGGCTATGATTCTCGAAATCAATGGTGCGCCATTTGAAACTAAATGCAACCCgatttcttttgaatttggAGTGAGAATTGTTTGCTCTGAATCTTAAGAGTGAAAGGATGAAGGCCAATTGTATAGCTTGGAGTATAATACAATAATTGACACTAGGTAGCTACTGGTAGCAGCAATAGTTGGTCAGAGAAAGCAGAGTTCATTAAATACACAAGTTTGAGCACTTAATACAGAAGTAAATGATTGGAAAgatgacccaaaaaagaaaaggataaacAGAAGGGTGTTTAGTTTAGAGGCTTAAAAGTACATTCCTGAATCACGTCATCAGAAGACTTAATTTGTTGAACCTATTCCACGAAAAACACTCCAAAGATCCTATTAAGCGCAGTCTGGTGCAGGAATATGGCTATAACGGCATGGAAGGAGACTGAAAGAAAATCGTTCAAGTTGAGAAATGAGAATCCATAGAGCAGTCATATTGTTGGAGACCTTATCATTCAAAGTCTTGTTTTGTCTACTTTGTGCTATGGATCGTGCTGTTTTTTCTCGACTCAAATTCCTTAACTTTTGGTTGTTCTAGAAGGTCCAATTATCCACCACTCTGAGTCTGCTTTAGGTGCTCCTTGATTATGCAACTTCaccgcttcttcttcttctaacctTGATCGATTGTTCCTTTTATTTTCACATAGTTACGTATATTCTTTTATTCAACAAGCCAAACTCACCATTTATGCATCGCAGACAGTGACAGATAGACAGATAGTTGGTTAGAGAATGCTGGGAATGGTCTTATGGGCATGCAGGCAAGTGTTAAATGCCAATACTTTGTCCATATTGCACCACTTTATTAGGCCACGATTTGTTCTTTCTGTTCAGGGTTAATTTACTTCCTAATACTTCTGCCATTATGAAATCAGATTGTTAAGAAGAGTGgacaaatgaaaatgaaattccaGTTTGACATCTTGGTTGGGCTCAATTTCTCCATGAAAGGTACATTTGTGTAAGTTTATCTTTGTTACATATTTTACTGTTTGATGTTGAAGAGCCTTGAAATACAAATTTTACAGTTTAGTTGTTATAGTAGTTAAATTATTTGCAAAAGCCAAGTTAACGAAATTTATTGTCTTTCTGGACATGTGGAACAATTTGGGCATTGCTTAACCAATGCCAAAGGCCTATAGTTTTATAGAACTAAAAGCTGATGATGTTAAACATAGGTTGGAGCTAAATGGTCATTCGCAAAAACTTTCAAAACATATAATTGGAGCTTGGATAAAGTACATGAATTGCGCTACATTATATTGGCAATACTCGTCAAGTTCTTGAATGACGACTTGTCTCTCTGAAAAATTACTCTGATCTACCAAGCTGTGGGGTGGCTGAAAGCTGAAAACTGAAATTCGAAATTTATTTTCTCCCCCCAGTTTCGTTTACGACTTCAATTCTCGTTAAAGGCATCTCAATGCATAACTTCTACGTACATGCCTACCTACAACTAGTTCCCTTTAGTACTGGTTTTTTGTTTCTAAAGCCTAACATGTTAGTTTTAATTGGCAGATGGAGCTGTggcttcattttattttattttcccttttcttgACTGCTAGTTCTTCCTTAAGTGGGCTCAACTTGACTCATCTTAAACCATAAATATTTTCAGAATTTTCTCTTTGTTAACTAAaaagtaattgtcttgttgACGGCTTGATTCCTCGTTCCTTGAGTTTCGCAGGTATTTAAAATTGTTCTGTAAACAAACGATTGCACCGTGCAGTAGAAGAGTTGACAAAACATGTTGCAAATGGAATACTCGTATTAGGTAATTCAATAGCATCCCTAAATGTTACGCGATCGACAAGCCCTCCCCTCCCTTTACTCTGCTGAGGTGTCCCAACCAAAGGGCAGTGTTCATCTTCTTCGTACACCTGGTGGCGTAAACGCATAAAGATAGAAAGCTCACATCATAATAGGAGGGATGATCTCTGGCCTAACATATCGGACCAAATTTTCAGCCCAAGCCCGGCCCATGCCTACATATGCTTTAAAAATGTCTGAAAATTTCTGGCAAGGCAGAGCTGGGCCCAATGGTTCGAGCCAACCTTTCAGCTCAAGCCCGGCCCAtgcataaatatttattaaaaacatgTCTAAAAATTTCGGACCAGGGCAAATTCGGCCCAACTTTTCAGCCCAGGCCCGTCCCATATGTAAATATTTGTTCAAAAATATCTGAAAGATTCGGACCAGGCCAAAAGTGAACCGAGCTTCTAGACTTGGACGACAAAAGTCACAAAACCAGCCAGCCCAAAATTGAAATGGGCCACTTTTGAAGCCCCAGTATTGGCCAGTAGGCCTTAACCTTTTAGGCCAGGGCAAGCTAGGCCCAACAGTTCTAGCCAACAATTCAGTCCAGACCGTGCTGGGCCGATTGGATGTCAAAACCGGCCAGCCCAAACTAAAAATGGGCCACTTTTGAAGCCCAGTATTGGCCAGTGGGCCATAAACTTTTAGGCCAGGGCCAGCTAGGCCCAACAGTTCGGGCCCAGACCCGGCCCAAGCATAATTACAAAGCGTCTTAAATATTCGGGCCAGGCAGGGCAGGCCCATGCTTGTCATACCAAGCCAGGCTTCAAGACTTGgacaaaaaaaacccaactaGCGCCAAATTAAAACGGGCCAATTTCAAAACTATGAGCCTAAACCTTTTACTGAGCTGAACCAAGCTAGACCCAAAAGTTCGGGCCAACATTTGAGCCCATCCCTTCCAATCTTCCGTctcacgaaaaaaaaaattccagacTTTATGGACATATTGACTACTAAAATTACAAACACTTAATTCCAAGTTGGACCCTGCCCAGGTTGTCATCAGTCATAAGTCACGAGGAAACGGAATCTTATGCGCAAGGCGCCCTTTTtacctttcttttcttcattcgGAATTGTATCCTAGCAATAGGTGTCCAATCAATCAGAAGCTCATCTCATTTAAAAGCTATAGAGATGCCTTAAAGGACAActtgttagagcatccacagtgatgcaccaaatatccagcacttcaaaatcattctctctcttctcatctatcctacgtggcacaatttaattggatgagtgaatcccacaatatacattattcatcaacactccatacattccaacacttcatactcactttctctattttctctctcttcctttttatcatctctctcttctttttcatatctctctcttcttttcatcttctctttcttcctttttatcatctctctctttcttttcatcacctctctcttcactattcatcacctctctcttcactattcatcaactatatacatattccaaactctcaagtatcctttttccacaactaaattttcaagtgtaatttttcacccattgtgtgtatgtagcactatatttatcaaaaaagtaacatttcaagtacttgaaatacactccattatacccattgtgaacatctagcacttaacttatcaagaaagtatcaactcaagtacttcaaattcttcccattgtggatgctcttagctTGTTTCAAGCAAACAGAAGCTTATCTATTCACAATTTCAGTTCAAGTCGTTATATTAGCCCTACCACTGATCAGCAAATCTATTAACAATAGACAGGGAGAACCACTTATCTAGCAAGCCAACACTTCCCTTGCTTGGTTAGAGAACACATTTATCCTAATCTACCCATATTTAGGGCCACAACAAAAAGATAGCGCCACAACATCCTCAGAAACCCTCGCTAGGGGGAACAGGTTGAAATCACAGAAAATTAAGTGCACATTTCAATGTTCAGATACCTCATTACCAACAAGAACAACACCTTTCCCAAGCTCTTTCAAAATCTCAACCATGCATCCGCATTCCATAGAACAAAAACTACCGGCCTGGTTTTGTTGAGCCATAAATAGTTAAATCCAATACATAAGGAAAAATCTCATGGAAATGACAGAAGGGGAGAGACGGTACCAGCAGAAACGAATATCAAAGATTAGTCCATTCAAAAATAACTTACATAATCTCCTTATTCTTGTTCCCCCTACACTTCACAGTTTCATCATGGACACGGAAGTAGCAGTTAATTAAACCACTGCAAGAAAGGGTGGAAAAGGTAAAGAACAAGCACATTCTGTTTATTAAACATAATTAGTATGTACTATTTAAGAGACGTTGAGCACTTGAAGCACCAGTTAGGTAGATCAGTAAACACCAATAAGCACTAATCAATTATTTCTTGGATTCAGATGAGTAACCTTTCCTGATAACAATACTTGGTACCTTCTCCGAAAAATATCTCCCGCAATAATATAAGAAAACTACAAATTGAAAGCTCAAGGAAAAATGATAAAGAATGAAGATCCTCGTACCTAAGCATCCTTCATCAACCAGTCTCTGCTGACAGGTAACTTGCAACTTCCTGTAATCCTTCCTCCCAATCTCTATTgcaaaccaaaaaaagaagaggctGCGATAATAATTCCACACAAACACATAAAATGGGAATTTTACAAGAGCGATCAACTTCTACCGTGGACATGATGACTCCACCAATTTTGTGACATTGATAAACACCATCCAGCCAAATTCTTGGGGCGCCAATAAAAGTCTCTATATCTTACATAATTTTGCTAGTTTGGAATTCACGATCAAAACCACATCAATCTTATTtcaaaaaagtttgtccatcAAGTACAGTTGAACAGCTCGAAACTTACATGTGTAGATGCTCGAAAGGAGTTCTGCATGCTTACTCCATGAACCAGTTCAGATAGCCATTGATTCTCTTGATCAAACAACCACCCAAAAGAAAACTTTCAACAACAGAATAGATGGCAGAAAAATGTAATCACGGGGGAACATATAAagtaataaattaagaaatagATAATTTCAGAAGTTTGCCAAGTTAGGTCAAGTACAGAGTAACATATATGAATATGATTCATAATAATACAAATAccaattatcaaaaaaaggTCTTATGAGATTAGATAAAAGAAATGCTTAGTACATAATAGTCCTCGATTATCTTACATATTTGGAGGTTCATGACAAACTTAAAAAGCACTAAAATGCAAACAAGTGAACCCATGTTTTAGCTCCATGAACCTTGTACCTGCACACCCATTAGACCTGCAAAGAGCAAACACATTCCcctcccaacccaacccaaaagAAAAGGATTGAAAACCTAGAGCTCACTTCTACAAGTCTAGTTAGGCAAGATGAGGttagaaaaggaaaaacaatggtcaattcttcctctttcccCCCCTGTAACCagtgacaaaaagaaaaaagcaataAACGAAGAAGCAAATGACAAAGAACAAGAGAACTAAACTAAATTTACATGGACCGCATTCATCCTGAGTTGTCATACTTGATGACCATTAGCCAAATGCTGTCAAATGATTATCTTTACAGAGAAGAGACTTACACTAACGCAGGATGATTACATCAGTCACCGTCACCAATGCTCTTCTCTACAGTTCCTCATCCCTTTATCCATCCTTCTCTGCAACCATCTTATCCCCCACAAAATCATTCCAGGCTTCTTGACcatttttctcatctttttCAATCATAACATCATCCTTAACAATCTCATTTGTCGCATTAGGCTGCTCCAATTTTGCAACTGATTGGTCCCTCTCCGCCTCCATTCCATCCTTTTTAGAATTCTCCACTGCAGCCTCATCCTTCTTCGAAATCACTTTAACTGGTCTAAACTCATTTCCTGCTACTTCATCTTTACTGGCATCCTCCTTCATATCCACCTCGTCTGGTACAAATTCTTCCATACCAACATTCCTAACAGctttttcaaattcttttttgTCGATATGAACATTTCGTCCTTCCCCACTCCCAGGAGGATAAATAAACGCCTCATTATTATCACCAACATCTGATCCTCCTCCCTCACTCTCATCCTCTTCGGACAAGTTTTCAACCACCTCCTCGTTCACATCCTCAACTACCCGACCACGCCTCTCTAACACCTGCAATCTCTTCCTTAATTCCCCCATCTCTCTCTCCATCAAATACAGCCTCTCCTTCAATGTCAAATTTTCCTCCTCCAATTGCGTTATATGGGAATCCTGATCATCTACCCTATTCTCCAACACATTGTGATACTCCATACCCACGTAATTTGGGTATATCATCTCGAACCGGCTCAGATCATGGTCTAATCTCCTCTCCACTTCCACATGTTCTTCTACATCACTTTCACTCGACCCTCCTCCctcttcctcctcatcatccTCATTTCCCGGTGAAGACCTCAGCCTGATCAACCCTTTCATTGACCCATAACCATCAACCCCCCACTCTTCCTTTGCCATGTCCCCTAAAACCTCCCTAGACGGTGAGAACATAGGCGTGGGCAACACTGCCGGTGTCACAGGGCAAGGTGAAACTAGCTCTGCAATACCGCCAGCCTTCTTTGCACGAATAATAAATGAAGTCGTGTTCCTAGGTGCATAAGGTGCGAATCTATTATTAAAGTTCTTCTTAGGGTAGAATTTTCGCGCTTTTAAGCGATTTTGAGATTGTAATTCGTGAAGAGTAGGAGGCTTATACCCTCCACCGCCTCCAGGACCACTTTTGGAGGTATTATTAGGGATAATTGGGAACGGTTTATCTGATCTTctctgctccttgcgcttgtcATTGACTCCCTTCTTGCCCTTCCAGTTGCTTCTCGGCTTGGAAGGAACGAAACCTGAATTCATCAGCGGATTCTGGTACTTGATGCTGGGGTCTTGCTTCGGCCATGGCATGTAGCTACGATTCATCATCATAGGCTGATTCATAGCCTGTGACTGCGCCATCTGGTTCAGCATCTGAGACTGAACCGGATTCATCATCTGAGGACGCTGATTCATCGCCTGAGGTTGGCTCAAAATCTGCGACTGAACCGGATTCAGTACCTGAGGATTCTGTGACATCATTTGAGATTGCTGGTTCAACATCTGTGACTGTACTGGATGAGGCGGCGGCGGCTTGTTCATCATTTGGATCTGAGACTGATCGTTCATCGCACGTGACAAACCTAACAAAACGAATTAGTTCACACACAAAAACCCTAACCTCCACAGCAATTAACAAGAAAATTGGTTTGAAACTCTCgatttcaaaatcaaaaactcCAAAAATCAATCAATCGGTCTCAGAATTTTAAGTTTCAAGATGCTTTGATTAATCTCGTGGCCTTGTCAGTCCGCATCTCtctcaatttttgtttgaaattttttagaTCTGGAATGCTCTGATTTCGTTTGTCTGCGTGTGGAAGGGATTAGGTTTGTTTTTATGGGCGCAAAAGGAGATACGTGGACGGTTAGATTTCCGTTTGAGAGAAGGGACGGATCAGATTGAAACAGTGGTAAGAGAATCACTTTTGAAGGGTTGGAGGAGGCAGAAGGAAAGGTGGACCTGACCGCCTTTGATCACACGCGGAATATATAGAAAAAGCTCCCTCTTCTTTGTGATATTACACTTTACTCCCCCAATCGTTGAATTATTTCTTTAAATTGGCAATTACGTTCCGTTATGTTTTTAACATTTCATTTTCCTCCCTTCATTTATTTTGCTTAGCCCTTGCATTTATCTTCAACAAATAAAATCTTATTCactaaattttgtttaagattTGTGATTGTGAGGATGAATTTATCACTCAAATTGATTTTTACGTGTAGTAGTGAATTTCTCCGAGGCCAAATCATACGGACTCGAAAAATTCTGAGCTCGATTTTCATTGGGAACAATATCTTTATGGCCATACACCGAACTTTGATTTAATTTACTTTGTCGTTAGTTGAAAAACTTTATGCATGCAAGCATGATCGTCCGAATTTATATtcatatcgaatgtttaaaTAACAAACTTCTATGATatcattctttgtttttttttctttaaagtgTTATATTTGGAATGAAGCTTAATATACCAAGcgcccattaatttttttttgggggggggggggagcaaCCCCCAAACTCAGAATTTTAATTTTGCAAGCATCGTGATAGTATTTAAgatgatatttttctttcaaatttatGACAGTTAGCATGCACGAGAAGACTCCAAATATTtgaattttataattaattttgatgacttatttttttttaatgagttgTGAGTTAGTTCAGAAGCTCATTGTTATACACCAGCAACCTTTCAACATTGCAATTGACGTACTCAATAAGTTGCCTTGTCCTCCAAGGACAATTAAGGAATAATGATTCACCAAAAAGATGGTTGATGCGTTAGTGTTGTGTACTTCTACATTGGGTAAAACCGTATGCACTAGAAAgattttaaattcaatttttattatGAACAATATATTTGTGATGACGCGTTGAACTTTAGTCAAACTTATTATGTTGTCAAATAGGAAATTACCTCATACACGTGAATTTGATGGCCCAAGTTTAACCTATATCGATTTCCAAATtaacaaacttgtatggtataTTAACAAATTTGTATAGTTTCGttgtcaattaaaaaataaaaataaaaatgaccaCACTTTTCTCGcaacatattattattattttgacaaGTGGATGGCCAAGGTTTGAACTACTAATGTGACTCTTAATTAATTGTAGGAAATGCATGATTTATCGCACCGCTTATTCAATTATGCCATCGtcaatcaaatatattttttattcaagtATGCATGCCCGTGAATATTCACCTCAAGcgggttaatttttttttcaaagatcCACAAACCATAGACACGCTAAGCCATATAAGAAGGACATGAAAACCATCACaacggatgaaaaactacccaaatcccaaaactacccaaatcccaaatctccttgtgagaatagaaccctggatctCAAAGTTCTGAGCAAACAACCTAACCAACTAGGCTATTTCCCTTAAACTCATTATTCGTGTGCTATTGGAGACTAGCTCTAACTCTATGACCATGTCTAGAGCAACTGCAGCAATGATAATTTGCGAGACATTAATAGCAGAAAAGTCGATAATTTGCGGGCCATCAATCGTAGAAAAATGAATTTTGCTAGGACATGGATGGATAAATGAATACAACAATGACATTTTAATGGAAATTTTTACTATGCCAAATAGTATGACATGAGACTTGCTTGACCTATATGTTGACTTTTAACATATTTGGGCCCTACTTTCACCTCTACCAATCTCATTCTCTCTACTATAAACACAGAACTTGCGATGCTAATAACTTTGCTAATTGCCCCAAGTTGCTTCTAGCATGTAACCgttgtaaaaatataaataaaatcgaAGAATAAAAAACCATGTTAACTTGCAGAGTATGACAATCAACAAGTCACACAAACTTAGTTCAATAATACAAGCAGccaatcaggaaaaaaaatttaccatTGAGTCATATGCATgcaatcaggaaaaaaaatttaaaatttaaatgaaaaatgaaaaagcaGGGCAACAATATATTGTGATGAGGGTGGCTAGAAGGTTATTCCTTGCGAAATTCCAAAACCTTTTACAGCAGGGTGCAAATTGCAGTAAGTTAGCAAAAAGATTGATCTGCTTTTGAAGGGTTTTGAGAAGTCAAATTGCAGTAAGTTAGCTAAATTATGGGTTTTTATATCTGGGGGGTTTCCCATCTCATTCCACCTTACTAGATTTGGCATCGCTAACTTCTTCAGACGACGATGCAGCTGCTTTTGATTCGTCAAACTCCAACAACTGCAGGTTATGAAGAAAAAGGTCA
Protein-coding regions in this window:
- the LOC120016652 gene encoding uncharacterized protein LOC120016652, with protein sequence MNDQSQIQMMNKPPPPHPVQSQMLNQQSQMMSQNPQVLNPVQSQILSQPQAMNQRPQMMNPVQSQMLNQMAQSQAMNQPMMMNRSYMPWPKQDPSIKYQNPLMNSGFVPSKPRSNWKGKKGVNDKRKEQRRSDKPFPIIPNNTSKSGPGGGGGYKPPTLHELQSQNRLKARKFYPKKNFNNRFAPYAPRNTTSFIIRAKKAGGIAELVSPCPVTPAVLPTPMFSPSREVLGDMAKEEWGVDGYGSMKGLIRLRSSPGNEDDEEEEGGGSSESDVEEHVEVERRLDHDLSRFEMIYPNYVGMEYHNVLENRVDDQDSHITQLEEENLTLKERLYLMEREMGELRKRLQVLERRGRVVEDVNEEVVENLSEEDESEGGGSDVGDNNEAFIYPPGSGEGRNVHIDKKEFEKAVRNVGMEEFVPDEVDMKEDASKDEVAGNEFRPVKVISKKDEAAVENSKKDGMEAERDQSVAKLEQPNATNEIVKDDVMIEKDEKNGQEAWNDFVGDKMVAEKDG